The following proteins come from a genomic window of Rhodospirillales bacterium:
- a CDS encoding GAF domain-containing protein, with amino-acid sequence MQSPRDRDEAMELVAAIGRDFASTLDIDQTLGAALRRIASHVEAEAGALFMLDPSGTKLRCHASVGPVDIVGLTIAADQGIAGRAVSCNACEIVRDVSRDPQFNRSVDAKTGFTTRSILCAPLSVKDERIGAIQLVNKRGGDGLFDDDDLHLLEALASSAALAILNARMAAELVEQERVRRELELAAEIQRSLLPEAPADDFPVHGINHPARTVSGDFYDFFPLPDGRICFALGDVSGKGINAALLMAKAASLFRCLGKTIHQPGRLLARINAEIAETATLGMFITMIVGIYDPRTGLVRFSNAGHEPLQLHSPDGTFVEFAAEMPPVGVVPGEPDESFPEVAVPLGGGALYAFTDGVTEGYVDSGRELGLDGLKAMLTRAPSESVQRRISRVAESLTGSQAVLRDDVTLLAVDDRVAAARRADRSSPASAELDAEAITVLSLRTPAVADRLRLIRAVVGEASRLAGCSDGVAKDVTLAVDEACQNIIRHAYKDIPDGEIVVEIIRDGKKLILFLKDFAPTIDPNTVRPRNLEDIRPGGLGTHLIREIMDEVAFLDPPSNGGNVLRLAKRIA; translated from the coding sequence ATGCAATCCCCGCGCGATCGCGACGAGGCGATGGAACTTGTAGCCGCGATCGGCCGCGATTTCGCCTCGACGCTCGACATTGACCAAACGCTCGGCGCCGCGCTGCGTCGCATCGCCAGCCACGTCGAGGCCGAGGCCGGCGCGCTTTTCATGCTCGATCCGAGCGGGACGAAATTGCGCTGCCATGCCTCGGTCGGGCCGGTCGATATCGTCGGGCTGACCATCGCCGCCGACCAGGGCATTGCCGGCCGCGCGGTCAGCTGCAACGCCTGCGAAATCGTCCGCGACGTCAGCCGCGATCCCCAGTTCAATCGTTCGGTCGACGCGAAGACCGGGTTCACCACGCGCTCGATCCTATGTGCGCCGCTCAGCGTCAAGGACGAGCGCATCGGCGCGATCCAGCTCGTCAACAAGCGCGGCGGTGACGGCCTGTTCGACGACGACGATTTGCACCTACTCGAGGCGCTGGCATCCTCAGCCGCGCTCGCCATCCTGAATGCGCGCATGGCGGCCGAACTGGTCGAACAGGAGCGCGTCCGGCGCGAACTCGAGCTGGCCGCCGAAATTCAACGTTCGCTGTTGCCCGAGGCGCCGGCCGATGACTTTCCGGTTCACGGAATCAATCATCCCGCTCGCACCGTTTCGGGCGACTTCTACGATTTCTTTCCGCTGCCCGACGGGCGCATCTGCTTCGCCCTCGGCGACGTGTCCGGCAAGGGGATCAACGCCGCGCTTTTGATGGCCAAGGCGGCAAGTCTGTTCCGCTGCCTCGGCAAAACCATTCATCAGCCGGGCCGGTTGCTGGCCCGGATCAACGCCGAAATCGCCGAAACCGCGACGCTAGGCATGTTCATCACCATGATCGTCGGCATCTACGATCCGCGCACCGGATTGGTCCGGTTCAGCAACGCCGGGCACGAGCCGCTCCAACTCCATTCGCCCGACGGAACGTTCGTCGAATTCGCGGCGGAAATGCCCCCGGTCGGCGTCGTTCCCGGCGAGCCGGACGAGTCGTTCCCCGAGGTCGCGGTTCCGCTCGGCGGAGGGGCGCTGTATGCGTTCACTGACGGTGTGACCGAGGGCTACGTCGATTCCGGCCGAGAACTCGGCCTCGACGGCTTGAAGGCGATGTTGACCCGCGCACCGTCCGAATCCGTCCAACGGCGGATTTCACGGGTGGCGGAGTCCCTGACCGGTTCGCAGGCGGTCCTGCGCGACGACGTTACCCTGCTGGCCGTCGACGACCGCGTCGCCGCCGCCCGACGCGCCGACCGGTCTTCGCCCGCGTCGGCGGAACTTGATGCCGAGGCCATCACGGTCCTGAGTCTGCGAACCCCGGCGGTGGCCGACCGGCTGCGTCTGATACGGGCGGTGGTCGGCGAGGCCAGTCGCTTGGCGGGCTGTTCCGACGGCGTCGCCAAGGACGTGACGCTGGCCGTCGACGAAGCCTGTCAAAACATCATTCGCCACGCCTACAAAGACATCCCCGACGGCGAGATCGTCGTTGAAATCATCCGCGATGGTAAAAAATTAATCTTATTTCTCAAAGACTTCGCGCCCACGATCGATCCCAACACCGTTCGTCCGAGAAATCTTGAAGATATTCGGCCGGGCGGGCTTGGCACCCATCTAATACGGGAGATAATGGACGAGGTCGCATTTCTGGACCCGCCGTCGAACGGGGGCAACGTGCTGCGACTGGCGAAGCGGATTGCTTGA
- a CDS encoding STAS domain-containing protein, which yields MKHRVTENDGTLVVAFEGDVDLKTSPEARKVLLETVARHLPIIVDLSGVQYIDSSGVASLIEAYQKARKTGQKFALAAVSDSALRVLNLARMDKVFTICPSVADGLAKVR from the coding sequence ATGAAGCACCGTGTGACGGAGAACGACGGGACGCTCGTCGTCGCCTTCGAAGGCGACGTCGACCTCAAGACGTCACCGGAAGCGCGCAAGGTGCTGCTTGAGACCGTTGCCCGCCACCTGCCGATAATTGTCGACCTCTCGGGCGTGCAGTACATCGACAGTTCCGGCGTCGCTTCGTTGATCGAGGCCTATCAAAAGGCGCGCAAGACCGGCCAGAAATTTGCCTTGGCGGCGGTAAGCGATAGCGCGTTGCGCGTTCTCAACCTCGCGCGCATGGACAAGGTCTTCACCATTTGCCCGAGCGTGGCCGACGGCCTCGCCAAGGTTCGTTGA
- a CDS encoding ABC transporter permease: MPGDSATSSFATRVEKIGRSVVTAIEEVGTAGSLVVESLYWLVMGRRLRQPVRLPSIFQQMMEIGIQAIPIIGLMAATIGIMLAIQGIHTLRIFGAETRVTIGIALSMTREFAPLITGILVAGRSGSALAARIGTMKINQEIDALYVMGINPVRFLVVPALLGTVVMVPCLTFFSDVVGLFAAGLYVNAELGISLAGYFDEVKEILSTDDLMHGLAKSALFAVLIAVIGVVNGAAVTGGAEGVGRVTTRAVVQSISAIVVTDMVFAFVVTR; the protein is encoded by the coding sequence ATGCCCGGCGATTCCGCCACGTCGTCGTTCGCCACCCGGGTCGAGAAAATCGGCCGCTCGGTCGTCACCGCGATCGAGGAAGTCGGCACCGCCGGGTCGCTGGTGGTCGAAAGCCTCTATTGGCTGGTGATGGGTCGCCGGCTGCGCCAGCCGGTCCGGCTGCCGTCGATCTTCCAGCAGATGATGGAGATCGGTATCCAGGCGATTCCGATCATCGGGCTGATGGCGGCAACCATCGGCATCATGCTGGCGATCCAGGGGATCCATACGCTCCGCATTTTCGGCGCGGAAACGCGCGTGACCATCGGCATCGCGCTCTCGATGACCCGCGAATTCGCGCCGCTGATCACCGGCATCCTGGTCGCCGGGCGATCCGGCTCGGCGCTCGCCGCGCGCATCGGCACCATGAAGATCAACCAGGAAATCGACGCTCTCTACGTCATGGGCATCAACCCGGTTCGTTTCCTGGTGGTGCCGGCGCTGCTCGGCACCGTAGTCATGGTGCCGTGCCTGACTTTCTTCAGCGACGTGGTCGGCTTGTTCGCCGCCGGCCTCTACGTCAACGCCGAACTCGGCATATCCCTGGCCGGGTATTTTGACGAGGTGAAGGAGATACTGTCGACCGATGACTTGATGCACGGGCTCGCGAAAAGCGCGTTGTTTGCCGTTTTGATCGCGGTCATCGGCGTGGTCAACGGCGCGGCGGTGACCGGCGGCGCCGAGGGAGTCGGACGGGTGACGACCCGCGCCGTGGTTCAGTCCATTTCCGCGATCGTGGTCACCGACATGGTGTTCGCTTTCGTCGTGACCCGTTGA
- a CDS encoding ABC transporter ATP-binding protein encodes MNPNINTDVKLIEVDNLVTHYGKRMILKGVSMDVREGEIMAIMGGSGSGKSTLLRHLMALERQTSGLIRILGEDVAQLGPRELVELRKKTGVAFQGGALFSSMTVGENIMLPLYEHTDLDRKTMEIMARMKLEVVNLAGFENLMPSELSGGMIKRAAMARAIVMDPKILFCDEPSAGLDPVVSSALDDLILRLRDAMRMSVVVVTHELESVFKIADRVTVLDQGKILFIGTVAELRAHPSERIQNLLNRRPEDADLDVDAYLTRLTGESATGTATL; translated from the coding sequence ATGAACCCGAACATCAATACCGACGTCAAGCTGATCGAGGTCGACAACCTCGTGACCCACTACGGCAAGCGCATGATCCTCAAGGGCGTCAGCATGGACGTGCGCGAGGGCGAGATCATGGCCATCATGGGCGGCTCCGGCTCGGGCAAAAGCACCTTGTTGCGCCACCTGATGGCGCTCGAACGGCAGACCTCGGGCTTAATCCGCATTCTGGGGGAAGACGTTGCCCAACTCGGCCCGCGCGAGCTGGTGGAGTTGCGCAAGAAGACCGGCGTCGCCTTCCAAGGGGGCGCCCTGTTCAGTTCCATGACCGTCGGCGAGAACATTATGCTGCCGCTCTACGAGCACACCGACCTCGATCGCAAGACCATGGAAATCATGGCGCGCATGAAGCTCGAAGTCGTCAACCTGGCCGGATTCGAGAACCTGATGCCGTCCGAACTGTCGGGCGGCATGATCAAGCGCGCGGCAATGGCGCGCGCCATCGTCATGGACCCGAAGATCCTGTTCTGCGACGAACCCTCGGCCGGGCTCGATCCGGTGGTTTCCTCGGCGCTCGACGATCTGATCCTGCGTCTGCGCGATGCCATGCGCATGAGCGTGGTGGTCGTGACTCACGAGCTGGAAAGCGTATTTAAGATCGCCGACCGCGTCACCGTGCTCGACCAAGGCAAGATTTTGTTTATCGGCACGGTCGCGGAGCTGCGGGCACATCCGAGCGAGCGCATCCAGAACCTGCTCAACCGCCGGCCCGAGGACGCGGACCTCGACGTCGACGCCTATCTCACCCGCCTGACCGGCGAATCCGCCACCGGGACAGCCACCTTATGA
- a CDS encoding MCE family protein: MKASRINYFAVGLFVIASIVGLVVAIAVLSGRTGATDPYYAIYRNVTGVKFGTQVMYEGYPIGQVETVTPVPEAGRMTFRVDFAVRQGWRIPEDSVATIAAPGLLAAITISIQAGQSANALKPGGQVKSQEAANIMAVVSSVAGDLGQLAEQSVKPLLANLNQVTTEVLAILEKDGKGLVRNAAAMIEDINARVPVIAGNIQDFTDRMKKNSEEISALLSPENREKLERTIVNLDKAAHELDQLAALSRGLVADNRADVRYVIESITRHVDSINQNLEGAARNMFEFSRQIRQNPGLLMGGTPPKDTAPAR, translated from the coding sequence ATGAAAGCAAGCCGTATCAACTACTTCGCGGTCGGGTTGTTCGTGATCGCCTCGATCGTCGGTCTGGTGGTGGCGATCGCTGTGCTCAGCGGGCGAACGGGCGCGACCGATCCCTATTATGCAATCTACCGCAACGTCACCGGCGTCAAGTTCGGAACCCAAGTGATGTACGAAGGCTATCCCATCGGTCAGGTCGAAACCGTGACCCCGGTTCCCGAGGCCGGCCGCATGACCTTTCGCGTCGATTTCGCCGTCCGCCAGGGCTGGCGCATTCCCGAGGACAGCGTCGCGACCATCGCCGCGCCGGGCTTGCTTGCGGCCATCACCATCAGCATCCAGGCGGGCCAATCGGCGAACGCGCTCAAGCCCGGCGGCCAGGTCAAAAGCCAGGAAGCGGCCAACATCATGGCGGTGGTGTCGTCGGTGGCGGGCGATCTCGGCCAGCTCGCCGAACAGAGCGTCAAGCCGCTGCTCGCCAACCTCAATCAAGTGACGACCGAAGTGCTTGCGATCCTCGAAAAGGACGGCAAGGGTCTGGTGCGCAACGCCGCCGCCATGATCGAGGATATCAACGCACGGGTTCCGGTCATCGCCGGCAACATTCAGGATTTCACCGACCGGATGAAAAAGAACAGCGAAGAAATCAGCGCGCTGCTCTCGCCCGAGAACCGCGAAAAGCTCGAGCGTACCATCGTCAACCTCGACAAGGCGGCTCATGAACTGGACCAGCTCGCCGCGCTCTCGCGCGGGTTGGTCGCCGACAATCGCGCCGACGTGCGCTACGTGATCGAATCGATCACGCGCCACGTCGATTCGATCAATCAAAACCTGGAGGGCGCGGCGCGCAACATGTTCGAATTCAGCCGCCAGATCCGACAGAATCCGGGCCTGTTGATGGGCGGTACGCCGCCCAAGGACACGGCGCCCGCGCGCTGA
- a CDS encoding ABC transporter yields MTSIFRPALLLAFALAACAQPEVPADSYYRLQAAPPAPRATPLLKGTIEVNRFSADGLVAGRPIVYTEPDQPHRVREYNYHFWIEPPPVLLRDQLVAFLRAGRIADMVTTPEVRASANYVLTGRIIRLEKVEGTSPQGVLEVELAVRRADGRLVLLEVYKASVAADNNSVEAAVRALNKALDAAYAQFVADLARK; encoded by the coding sequence ATGACATCCATCTTCCGACCGGCGCTGTTGTTGGCCTTCGCGCTCGCGGCCTGCGCCCAACCCGAGGTTCCGGCCGACAGCTATTATCGGCTTCAGGCGGCACCGCCGGCGCCGAGGGCGACACCGCTCCTCAAGGGTACGATCGAGGTCAACCGCTTCAGCGCCGACGGCCTCGTCGCCGGGCGGCCGATCGTCTACACCGAGCCCGACCAGCCGCACCGGGTGCGGGAATACAACTACCATTTTTGGATCGAGCCGCCGCCGGTTCTTCTGCGCGACCAACTGGTCGCCTTTCTGCGCGCCGGACGCATCGCCGACATGGTAACGACGCCGGAGGTGCGCGCCTCGGCCAATTACGTGCTGACCGGGCGGATCATTCGCCTCGAAAAGGTCGAGGGCACGAGCCCGCAAGGCGTGCTGGAAGTCGAGCTTGCGGTGCGCCGCGCCGACGGCCGCCTCGTCCTGCTCGAGGTCTACAAGGCAAGTGTTGCCGCCGACAACAATTCGGTCGAGGCGGCGGTGCGGGCGCTCAACAAGGCGCTCGATGCGGCCTACGCCCAGTTCGTCGCCGATCTCGCGCGCAAGTGA
- a CDS encoding class I SAM-dependent RNA methyltransferase, which produces MNARRPTIPDSGKIVRLTIEGLGGLGDGIGRREGVPVYVPLTAPGDVADVLIGSPRGDGVAGRLMTLVKPGADRRLPPCPHYGECGGCAVQHLVPEAYARWKGGLVGDALARQGVTAKIDPMLSPAPDDPAALRRRATFAAEAREGAVATGFNARATRRIVPIANCLLLTERLNRLLPALPELMGAFLAAGERGQAAATDVDGALDVLAVAAREPGARARARIADLATRHGVARVSWRDADSGAPPETVVQRAPCRFILGGAEMEFPPGGFLQPSAWGEMTLQRLVVEGMGRARRVADLFAGIGTFSLPLALDPDNMRRKVAAFEREPGLAEALRRGANRACLAGRLSVTGRDLDRRPLLADELGDFDAVVLDPPRTGAKAQCQILARVRGLRRLVMVSCNPATFARDARILADGSWTLERATPVDQFLYSAHLELVAIFSRLN; this is translated from the coding sequence GTGAACGCCCGGCGTCCTACCATTCCCGATTCCGGAAAGATCGTTCGTCTGACCATCGAAGGTCTGGGCGGCCTCGGCGACGGCATCGGGCGCCGTGAAGGCGTGCCGGTCTACGTGCCGCTCACGGCACCCGGCGACGTGGCCGACGTGCTGATCGGTAGCCCTCGTGGCGACGGGGTCGCGGGACGCCTGATGACGTTGGTCAAACCGGGCGCGGATCGCCGGCTTCCGCCGTGCCCCCATTACGGCGAATGCGGCGGCTGCGCGGTTCAGCACTTGGTCCCCGAAGCCTACGCCCGCTGGAAAGGCGGCCTCGTCGGCGACGCGCTCGCGCGCCAGGGAGTGACGGCCAAGATCGATCCAATGCTATCGCCGGCACCCGACGATCCGGCCGCGCTTCGCCGCCGCGCGACATTCGCCGCCGAAGCGCGCGAGGGCGCGGTCGCGACCGGATTCAACGCTCGCGCCACGCGGCGCATTGTTCCGATTGCGAACTGCCTGCTGTTGACGGAAAGGCTCAACCGGCTTCTACCGGCGTTGCCGGAGTTGATGGGCGCGTTTCTGGCGGCGGGCGAGCGCGGCCAGGCCGCGGCGACCGACGTGGACGGCGCGCTCGACGTGTTAGCGGTCGCCGCGCGCGAGCCGGGCGCACGCGCGCGTGCGCGCATCGCCGACTTGGCCACCCGCCACGGCGTGGCGCGCGTTTCCTGGCGTGACGCCGATTCCGGCGCCCCTCCCGAAACCGTGGTCCAGCGTGCCCCCTGCCGGTTCATCCTCGGCGGCGCGGAGATGGAATTTCCCCCGGGCGGCTTTCTCCAGCCGAGCGCCTGGGGCGAGATGACCCTGCAACGGCTGGTGGTCGAAGGTATGGGGCGCGCGCGTCGCGTCGCCGATCTCTTCGCCGGGATCGGCACGTTTTCGCTGCCGTTGGCCTTGGACCCCGACAATATGCGCCGGAAGGTCGCCGCATTCGAGCGCGAGCCGGGACTCGCCGAAGCGCTGCGCCGAGGCGCTAACCGCGCCTGTCTCGCCGGCCGGCTCTCGGTCACGGGCCGCGACCTCGATCGCCGCCCGCTGCTTGCGGACGAACTCGGCGATTTTGATGCGGTCGTGCTCGATCCGCCCCGCACCGGGGCCAAGGCGCAATGCCAGATCCTCGCTCGCGTCCGAGGCCTGCGTCGCCTCGTGATGGTGTCGTGCAACCCCGCCACTTTTGCGCGCGACGCCCGAATTTTGGCGGACGGCAGCTGGACGCTCGAGCGGGCGACGCCGGTCGATCAGTTCCTCTATTCCGCGCATCTGGAGCTGGTGGCGATTTTTTCCAGACTCAATTGA
- a CDS encoding Crp/Fnr family transcriptional regulator, which produces MRVRKAEENAVQHGSWESRRALIARNFLFANLTAGELDKVLALARVTRYAAREVVWRKGDYGNGMMAVLAGHVKLGARAASGRELAFGIVKPGEIFGEIALLDGQARSVDATALDACEILFIDRRDFIPFLAGHPDIAIRLMTTLCARLRRTGQKVEDSALGLAPRLARSLLQLADHHGRSSPEGLRIECRLSQRDLGQLIGMSRESVNKQLGRWRRQGLIAFEHRVLVIRDPGLFRHLAEPAPAIN; this is translated from the coding sequence GTGCGGGTGCGAAAGGCGGAGGAGAACGCGGTGCAACACGGCAGTTGGGAATCCCGGCGCGCCCTGATCGCCCGCAATTTCCTGTTCGCGAACCTGACGGCGGGCGAACTCGACAAGGTGCTCGCGCTCGCCCGCGTCACCCGCTACGCCGCGCGCGAGGTGGTCTGGCGCAAGGGCGACTACGGCAACGGCATGATGGCGGTGCTGGCCGGGCATGTGAAACTGGGGGCCCGCGCCGCGAGCGGGCGCGAGCTTGCCTTCGGCATCGTCAAGCCCGGCGAAATTTTCGGCGAGATCGCGCTGCTCGACGGCCAAGCGCGCTCGGTCGATGCCACCGCCCTCGACGCGTGCGAAATCCTGTTCATCGACCGGCGCGACTTCATTCCTTTTCTCGCCGGCCATCCCGACATCGCCATCCGGCTGATGACGACGTTGTGCGCGCGCCTCCGGCGCACCGGCCAGAAGGTGGAGGATTCGGCGCTCGGCCTCGCGCCCCGGCTCGCGCGCAGCCTGCTGCAGCTTGCCGATCATCACGGCCGGTCGTCGCCAGAGGGCCTCCGGATCGAATGTCGGCTCAGCCAGCGCGATCTCGGCCAGTTGATCGGCATGTCGCGCGAAAGCGTCAACAAACAGCTCGGCCGGTGGCGGCGCCAGGGCCTGATCGCGTTTGAACACCGCGTCCTGGTTATCCGCGATCCCGGCCTGTTCCGCCATCTGGCGGAACCCGCTCCGGCGATCAATTGA